TGCCGGTCTATCTAGGCCGTCTTTTGCTTCCATACAACCCCACTCGCCCTTTGTTCTGTATGGGATTACCTCTGCCCAAAGGGCTTTGGAGGGATCAATGGCCAGTAAAGCAGCTACTGTATCGTGGAGCGCTTTTTCTTTGAGTTCCACTGCATCCAGGAACAGGCTGAGCCCCTTGTTATGGCTGCGAAACGGAATAAGCAGTTCAGCATCTGCTTTGGTAAAGACAGCGCCATGGCATACATTTTTACTGATCATGCGTCTTTCGCCCATCGGTATGGAGAACAGCACTTCTGCAGCTAGCGGATTACCGTTCAGGTTAAAGGTTGCGCAAGTACGTTTCCCGTCAAATTTCTCTAGACGGTGTTCCTTTGGGATGATATTGTCTCCTGCGAAACCTCCCTGACAAAACCAGCGGTCAAAGAAAATTCCGGTTTCAAATAAAGAATGTGGATTCGTCAGTGCTGCTCCGGTTAGCAAAGTACAATCGGGAAATTGAAGAAGTGTTTCCGCCATGATGCTGGCCGCAGTATCGTCTGCTTCTGAATGCTCAAAATTTCCGACCCATTCCCGGTAAAAACCAGAAACACGGTTGGCTGTAGATTTGGGTGTTCCGGCTCCGATCCGGATATCTTCTCTATCCAGCATTCGTAGAATGTGGCGTACAAAACCAATCTGGTCTGTTCCTCCAGGATGCACAGAAACACTTACCAGGTTAACCTTGGGATGTGTTGCTAAAATACTGAGGGTCATAGAATCGTCGGGATCAGCAGTTTCCATATCGAAATGGAAAGGCAATTTAGGCTGCATGTAGTAATTTTTTGTCGTTTATTAGTTTTCAGCTGCAAAGATATAGAAAATAAAAATTATGCTTTATCGGCAACCTTACTGAAGATTATCTTTAAAGTTAAAAAAATATACTATTAGACGTAAATTTTATTTTAATTGCAATAGTTTTGAACATATATCAGGCGACTTGGTAATTCATGACAAACATACATTGAACCTTTCAAATCTAGAATATCACCGTCAAACACACGGTTTTGAATAAAAAAGGGCCTCTCAAGATACTATTTCTGGGAGGCTCTTTTATTTAATTTTGTATCACTATTTTTCACCAAAACAGTACTATCCATTCATTCCCAAACTGTTATATAATTGAACCTGCCAGATTCCCAATACTTCTTTTAGCATCACAAAGGTAAATGCGGCATTATAGCTG
This genomic window from Chryseobacterium sp. MEBOG06 contains:
- a CDS encoding nucleoside hydrolase yields the protein MQPKLPFHFDMETADPDDSMTLSILATHPKVNLVSVSVHPGGTDQIGFVRHILRMLDREDIRIGAGTPKSTANRVSGFYREWVGNFEHSEADDTAASIMAETLLQFPDCTLLTGAALTNPHSLFETGIFFDRWFCQGGFAGDNIIPKEHRLEKFDGKRTCATFNLNGNPLAAEVLFSIPMGERRMISKNVCHGAVFTKADAELLIPFRSHNKGLSLFLDAVELKEKALHDTVAALLAIDPSKALWAEVIPYRTKGEWGCMEAKDGLDRPASLITTHIPNLTDLWKVIKP